From a single Hymenobacter sp. YIM 151500-1 genomic region:
- the rhuM gene encoding virulence protein RhuM/Fic/DOC family protein, giving the protein MEPTPDIFIYQSADGETRLDVHLQNETIWLTQAQMAELFGRERSVITKHLRTIFQTGELDEKTSVQKMHRSLFQLQEEDFGGEKRQERRKAEDGRPADYYNLDVIISVGYRVNSKKGTQFRQWATQVLRQYLVQGYALNEKRLREDARQLADLKRLLQLQGEIADHQELTPAQTTALLRVLSDYARALDVLDQYDHQRLRISATSPDTPFELTYEAAMQAVDSLREQFGGSVLFGREKDDSFQSSVRTIYQSFGGEDLYPSVEEKAANLLYFVVKNHSFSDGNKRIAAFLFVWFMDKNHCLYKPDGTRRLADNALVALTLLIAESKPEDKDTMVKLVVNLINQEN; this is encoded by the coding sequence ATGGAGCCTACCCCGGACATCTTCATCTACCAATCCGCCGACGGCGAAACCCGCCTCGACGTACACCTGCAAAACGAAACTATCTGGCTGACCCAAGCGCAGATGGCGGAACTGTTTGGACGGGAGCGAAGTGTGATAACCAAGCACTTGCGCACGATTTTTCAAACTGGGGAACTGGACGAAAAGACTTCTGTGCAAAAAATGCACAGAAGTCTTTTCCAGCTTCAGGAGGAGGATTTTGGCGGTGAAAAGCGGCAGGAACGGCGCAAGGCGGAGGATGGCCGCCCGGCCGACTACTACAACCTTGACGTCATCATCTCTGTTGGCTACCGCGTCAACTCGAAAAAAGGCACCCAGTTTCGGCAGTGGGCCACGCAGGTGCTGCGGCAGTATCTGGTGCAGGGCTATGCGCTGAATGAAAAGCGCCTGCGCGAAGATGCCCGCCAGCTGGCCGACCTCAAGCGCCTGCTCCAGCTCCAGGGCGAAATTGCCGACCACCAGGAGCTGACGCCCGCCCAAACCACGGCTTTGCTGCGCGTGCTCAGCGACTATGCCCGCGCCCTCGACGTGCTCGACCAGTACGACCACCAGCGCCTGCGCATCTCGGCCACCTCACCCGACACGCCCTTTGAGCTAACCTACGAAGCTGCAATGCAGGCCGTGGACAGCCTGCGGGAGCAGTTTGGCGGCAGCGTGCTGTTTGGGCGCGAAAAAGACGATTCTTTCCAAAGCTCGGTGCGCACCATCTACCAGAGCTTCGGCGGCGAGGATCTATACCCTAGTGTAGAGGAAAAAGCGGCTAACCTGCTCTATTTCGTGGTGAAAAACCACTCGTTTTCGGATGGCAACAAGCGGATTGCGGCCTTTCTGTTCGTGTGGTTTATGGACAAGAACCACTGCCTCTACAAGCCCGATGGCACGCGCCGGCTGGCGGATAATGCCCTGGTGGCCTTGACCTTACTTATAGCTGAGAGCAAGCCTGAGGATAAGGACACGATGGTCAAGCTCGTTGTTAACCTGATCAACCAGGAAAACTAG
- a CDS encoding SDR family NAD(P)-dependent oxidoreductase, with amino-acid sequence MEFQGKNILLVGASSGIGLATARLLHKLNATLYTASRRHSPELAELPTQFIELDVTRPLGTTLDGLPEVLHGVVYCPGSIKLRPFERIPVEDFRADLELNVLGAVQVLQASLKRLKKAGGASVVLFSTVAADTGMSFHASIATAKAAVEGLTRSLAAEYAASAIRVNCVAPSLTNTPLAAPLLSTPEKMEAGAKRHPLQRIGQPEDLAYMATFLLSDHSSFITGQVLPVDGGMGRLK; translated from the coding sequence ATGGAATTCCAAGGCAAAAATATCTTACTCGTGGGGGCCTCGTCGGGCATCGGACTGGCCACGGCCCGGCTGCTGCATAAGCTCAACGCTACCCTGTACACGGCTTCGCGCCGCCACTCGCCGGAGCTGGCCGAGCTGCCCACCCAGTTTATTGAGCTGGACGTGACCCGTCCCCTGGGCACGACCCTGGACGGCCTGCCCGAGGTGCTGCACGGCGTGGTGTACTGCCCCGGCTCCATCAAGCTGCGGCCCTTCGAGCGGATTCCGGTAGAGGATTTCCGGGCCGACCTGGAGCTGAACGTGCTGGGCGCCGTGCAGGTGCTGCAAGCCAGCCTGAAGCGGCTGAAAAAGGCCGGGGGCGCCTCGGTGGTGCTGTTCAGCACGGTGGCCGCCGACACGGGCATGAGCTTCCACGCTAGCATTGCCACGGCCAAAGCTGCCGTAGAAGGCCTCACCCGCTCTCTGGCCGCCGAGTATGCCGCCAGCGCCATCCGCGTCAACTGCGTGGCGCCCTCGCTCACCAACACGCCCCTGGCCGCGCCCCTGCTCAGCACCCCCGAGAAGATGGAAGCCGGCGCCAAGCGCCACCCCTTGCAGCGCATCGGACAGCCCGAGGACCTGGCCTACATGGCTACCTTCCTGCTCTCCGACCACAGCTCCTTCATCACCGGCCAAGTGCTGCCCGTAGACGGCGGGATGGGAAGGCTAAAATGA
- a CDS encoding cryptochrome/photolyase family protein, which produces MKLTLFWHRRDLRQHDNAGLAAALQSGYPVVPLFIYDREILDLLPSRRDARVTFIYDEVERLARQTEQAGGTFLAFYGRPLEVFEELLTQHEVAAIYTNEDYEPYASERDTAVAALAQRHGAAFQALKDQVIFAKNELLGKNGKPQRIFGAYRKAWTEALRDEHLAPYPSRDLYTAERLARLPGAAPRPTLAGMGFEEFRQEVPASELPPESLVRNYHKTRNTPGRVDSSTRRSVHLRFGTLSVRELMRQARELNPKLLAELIWRDYFMMLLWHYPFTATESFEPRLRHVPYRNNEEEFRAWCEGRTGYPLVDAGMRELHQTGYLPNRARIAAAGFLVKHLLTDWRLGDRYFADKLLDYDMSQNVGNWQWMAGTGVVAAPWFRVYSPQSQLEQYDPDLAYVKRWVPEYGTSAYPAPIVDHKFARDRAIETLRAAYRAAQ; this is translated from the coding sequence ATGAAACTCACCCTCTTCTGGCACCGGCGCGATTTGCGCCAGCACGACAACGCCGGCCTGGCGGCGGCCCTGCAAAGCGGCTACCCGGTGGTGCCGCTGTTTATCTACGACCGGGAAATTCTGGACCTGCTGCCCAGCCGCCGCGACGCCCGCGTAACCTTTATTTATGACGAAGTGGAGCGCCTGGCCCGGCAGACGGAGCAGGCCGGCGGCACGTTCCTGGCTTTCTATGGCCGGCCCCTGGAGGTCTTTGAGGAGCTGCTGACCCAGCACGAAGTGGCCGCCATCTACACCAACGAGGACTACGAGCCCTACGCCTCGGAGCGCGACACGGCCGTGGCAGCTCTGGCCCAGCGTCATGGCGCCGCGTTTCAGGCCCTCAAAGACCAGGTTATCTTCGCCAAAAACGAACTGCTGGGCAAAAACGGCAAGCCGCAGCGCATCTTCGGAGCCTACCGCAAAGCCTGGACGGAGGCCCTGCGCGACGAGCACCTGGCCCCCTACCCTTCCCGCGACCTGTACACGGCTGAGCGCCTGGCCCGCCTGCCCGGCGCCGCGCCGCGGCCCACGCTGGCCGGCATGGGCTTCGAGGAGTTTCGGCAGGAAGTGCCGGCCAGTGAGCTGCCGCCCGAGAGCCTGGTGCGCAACTACCACAAAACCCGCAACACCCCTGGCCGCGTGGATAGCAGCACCCGCCGCTCAGTGCACCTGCGCTTCGGGACGCTGAGCGTGCGGGAGCTGATGCGGCAGGCCCGTGAGCTGAACCCTAAGCTGCTGGCCGAGCTGATCTGGCGCGACTACTTCATGATGCTGCTCTGGCACTACCCCTTCACGGCCACCGAAAGCTTTGAGCCGCGCCTGCGCCACGTGCCCTACCGCAACAACGAGGAGGAGTTTCGGGCCTGGTGCGAGGGCCGCACGGGCTACCCGCTGGTGGATGCCGGCATGCGGGAGCTACACCAAACCGGCTACCTGCCCAACCGGGCCCGGATTGCCGCCGCGGGCTTCTTGGTCAAGCACCTGCTCACCGACTGGCGCCTGGGCGACCGGTACTTCGCCGACAAGCTGCTGGACTACGACATGAGCCAGAACGTGGGCAACTGGCAGTGGATGGCCGGCACCGGCGTGGTGGCCGCGCCGTGGTTCCGCGTGTACAGCCCCCAAAGCCAGCTGGAGCAGTACGACCCCGACCTGGCCTACGTGAAGCGCTGGGTGCCCGAGTACGGCACTAGCGCATACCCGGCGCCCATCGTGGACCACAAGTTTGCGCGGGACCGGGCCATTGAAACCCTGCGGGCGGCGTACCGAGCGGCGCAGTAG
- a CDS encoding TetR/AcrR family transcriptional regulator, whose translation METQPDPKARIKQAYLDYVLRKGTPPATVFKLTQKLDLPEQEFYRYYASFEVLERDLWADFGRQAYDTASKEPVWAGYGAREKLLGFYYTLLEVLKRNRSFALNSLRRSLHRMPGLTPRVLDGLRQEFEEFVTEILRAGRQSGEVATRPLLQNSYPRFFWQQLLFVLGFFARDESVNFERTDAAVEKAVTLSFDLVGRNTLDSATDFVRFLVQSRRM comes from the coding sequence ATGGAAACCCAACCCGACCCGAAGGCGCGCATTAAGCAGGCCTACCTCGACTACGTACTGCGCAAGGGCACGCCGCCGGCCACTGTCTTCAAGCTTACCCAAAAGCTCGACCTGCCGGAGCAGGAGTTTTACCGCTACTACGCCAGCTTCGAGGTGCTGGAGCGGGACCTGTGGGCTGATTTTGGCCGCCAGGCCTACGACACGGCTTCTAAAGAGCCCGTGTGGGCCGGGTACGGTGCCCGTGAAAAGCTGCTGGGCTTCTACTACACCCTGCTGGAAGTACTGAAGCGCAACCGCAGCTTCGCCCTGAACTCCTTGCGCCGCTCCCTGCACCGCATGCCCGGCCTCACGCCCCGCGTGCTCGACGGGCTGCGCCAGGAATTCGAGGAGTTTGTAACGGAAATTCTGCGGGCCGGCCGCCAAAGCGGGGAGGTAGCTACCCGGCCCCTGCTCCAGAACAGCTACCCGCGCTTTTTCTGGCAGCAGCTGCTGTTTGTGCTCGGCTTCTTTGCCCGCGACGAATCCGTGAACTTTGAGCGTACCGATGCTGCCGTGGAAAAAGCCGTGACCCTCAGCTTCGACCTGGTGGGCCGCAACACGCTGGATTCGGCCACTGACTTTGTGCGCTTCCTGGTGCAGAGCCGCCGCATGTAG
- a CDS encoding ABC1 kinase family protein, whose amino-acid sequence MSDSPSSTPLDSLPTTKVARAARFAKTGLSVGANYVKHYAKRAVGADSPTADLHAQNAAELYGALSEMKGSVLKVAQMLAMEKNILPAAYAEQFAQAQYQTPPLSGPLVSKAFRDAFGKSPFEVFDEFDPAARQAASIGQVHFARKDGRALAVKVQYPGVAASIRSDIRLVKPVALRVLGLDEATVRPYLAEVETRLLEETDYALELRRGQQLATACAHLPHLEFPQYYPALSANRILTMDWLPGQHLREFLATSPSQPVRNQLGQTLWDFYQFQLHTLRQVHADPHPGNFLLRAEHGGTVGVLDFGCVKEIPADVHRLFTALLAPETLRDEARLTALLTEAGVLRPDDAPARRAFYLSTMQASLELVGRPFRQPVFNFGDPAFLQALYALGDDLMQQPELRQQREPRGSEHFIYLNRTYVGLFALLTELGAEVRTAAA is encoded by the coding sequence ATGTCCGATTCCCCTTCTAGTACCCCGCTCGACTCTTTGCCAACCACCAAAGTGGCGCGGGCGGCTCGTTTCGCCAAAACGGGCCTGAGCGTGGGCGCCAACTACGTGAAGCACTACGCCAAGCGGGCCGTGGGCGCCGACAGCCCCACCGCCGACCTGCACGCTCAAAACGCCGCCGAGTTGTACGGGGCGCTGAGCGAGATGAAAGGCTCGGTGCTGAAAGTGGCCCAGATGCTGGCCATGGAAAAGAACATCCTGCCCGCGGCCTACGCCGAGCAGTTTGCCCAGGCCCAGTACCAGACTCCGCCGCTGTCGGGCCCGCTGGTAAGTAAGGCGTTTCGGGATGCCTTCGGAAAGTCGCCGTTTGAGGTGTTCGATGAGTTTGACCCCGCGGCCCGGCAGGCGGCCAGCATCGGACAGGTGCATTTCGCCCGCAAGGACGGTCGGGCTCTGGCCGTGAAAGTGCAGTACCCCGGCGTGGCCGCCAGCATCCGTTCCGACATCCGGCTGGTGAAGCCCGTGGCCCTGCGCGTGCTGGGCCTCGACGAGGCCACCGTGCGCCCCTACCTGGCAGAGGTAGAAACTCGCCTGCTCGAAGAAACCGACTACGCCTTGGAGCTGCGCCGCGGCCAGCAGCTAGCCACGGCCTGCGCCCATCTGCCCCACCTGGAGTTCCCACAGTATTACCCTGCACTTTCGGCAAACCGCATCCTGACCATGGACTGGCTGCCGGGCCAGCACCTGCGCGAGTTCCTGGCCACCAGCCCCAGCCAGCCGGTGCGCAACCAGCTCGGCCAGACACTGTGGGACTTCTACCAGTTTCAGCTGCACACCCTGCGCCAGGTGCACGCCGACCCCCACCCCGGCAATTTCCTGCTGCGCGCCGAGCACGGCGGCACGGTGGGCGTGCTGGATTTTGGCTGCGTGAAGGAAATACCCGCCGATGTGCACCGCCTCTTCACGGCCCTACTCGCCCCGGAAACTCTCCGGGACGAAGCCCGCCTCACGGCCCTGCTCACCGAAGCCGGCGTGCTGCGCCCCGACGATGCACCCGCCCGCCGCGCCTTTTACCTGAGCACCATGCAGGCCTCGCTGGAGCTGGTGGGCCGCCCCTTCCGCCAGCCGGTGTTCAACTTCGGTGACCCTGCTTTTCTGCAAGCCCTCTACGCCCTCGGCGACGACCTGATGCAGCAGCCCGAGCTGCGCCAGCAGCGGGAGCCGCGCGGCTCCGAGCACTTCATCTACCTCAACCGTACCTACGTGGGCCTGTTCGCGCTGCTGACTGAGCTGGGCGCCGAGGTGCGCACGGCTGCGGCCTAG
- a CDS encoding dienelactone hydrolase family protein: MKKLLTLCAALLSSITLATAQTTLSCCTKPAAGHTATEAFAMLASSEDFSGGHDAPLPFTYQGPGQLVEFNTTDGQTGKAFEIKSNIRSDKYLLVIHEWWGLNDYIRQEAARLAKALPGVNVLALDLYDGQVATTPDEAGKLMQAVKTERAQAIIKGAQLYAGPDAQFASIGWCFGGGWSLQAALLAGPKAKACVMYYGMPEKDVAKLKTLNTDVLFIFAQQDKWINQQVVDQFKKDMAAAKKDLTVKTYDADHAFANPSNPKYNKPFAEDAHAASVAYIKKNLKLK; encoded by the coding sequence ATGAAAAAACTCCTGACCCTGTGTGCCGCTCTGCTGAGCAGCATCACTTTAGCCACCGCGCAAACCACCCTGAGCTGCTGCACCAAGCCAGCAGCGGGCCACACTGCTACCGAGGCGTTTGCCATGCTGGCCTCCAGCGAAGACTTCAGCGGCGGCCACGATGCGCCCCTGCCCTTTACCTACCAGGGCCCCGGCCAGCTGGTCGAGTTCAACACCACCGACGGGCAAACCGGCAAAGCCTTTGAAATTAAGAGCAACATCCGCTCCGACAAGTACCTGCTGGTCATTCATGAATGGTGGGGCCTGAACGACTACATCAGGCAGGAAGCCGCCCGCCTGGCCAAAGCGCTGCCCGGCGTCAACGTGCTGGCCCTGGACCTCTACGACGGCCAGGTAGCCACTACTCCTGACGAAGCTGGCAAGCTCATGCAGGCGGTGAAAACCGAACGGGCCCAGGCCATCATCAAAGGCGCCCAGCTCTACGCCGGCCCCGATGCCCAGTTTGCCAGCATCGGGTGGTGCTTCGGGGGCGGCTGGAGCCTACAAGCAGCCCTGCTGGCCGGCCCCAAAGCCAAGGCCTGCGTGATGTATTACGGGATGCCTGAGAAGGACGTGGCCAAACTCAAAACCCTGAACACCGACGTGCTGTTCATCTTCGCCCAACAGGATAAGTGGATCAACCAGCAGGTAGTCGACCAGTTCAAAAAGGACATGGCCGCCGCCAAAAAAGACCTCACCGTCAAAACCTACGACGCCGACCACGCCTTCGCCAACCCGTCCAACCCCAAGTACAACAAGCCTTTCGCCGAAGACGCCCACGCCGCGTCGGTAGCCTATATCAAGAAGAATCTAAAGCTGAAGTAG
- a CDS encoding Mpo1 family 2-hydroxy fatty acid dioxygenase, whose protein sequence is MQPAATSPVQHLLDEYGESHQNPTNKLVHWVCVPLIMFSLLGLLWSVPMPATLRSISPWLNLATAVMVLAVVYYLRLSVRLSVGMVLVWLLMAAALRVVEAGAALPLWAVCLLVFVLAWVGQFWGHKVEGKKPSFLKDLQFLLIGPLWLLHFIYRRLGWKY, encoded by the coding sequence ATGCAACCTGCCGCCACCTCTCCAGTTCAGCACCTGCTCGATGAGTACGGTGAAAGCCACCAGAACCCGACCAACAAGCTGGTACACTGGGTGTGCGTGCCGCTGATTATGTTTTCGCTGCTGGGCCTGCTGTGGTCGGTGCCGATGCCGGCCACCCTGCGCAGCATCAGTCCCTGGCTGAATCTGGCCACGGCGGTAATGGTGCTGGCCGTGGTGTACTACCTGCGCCTATCGGTGCGGCTTTCGGTGGGAATGGTGCTGGTGTGGCTGCTGATGGCGGCGGCCCTGCGCGTAGTGGAGGCCGGCGCCGCCCTGCCGCTGTGGGCCGTGTGCCTGCTGGTGTTCGTGCTGGCCTGGGTGGGGCAGTTCTGGGGCCACAAAGTTGAAGGCAAAAAGCCTTCTTTTCTGAAAGACCTCCAGTTTCTGCTCATCGGCCCGCTCTGGCTTCTGCACTTCATCTACCGCCGCCTGGGGTGGAAATATTAA
- a CDS encoding phenylalanine 4-monooxygenase, whose product MVQQHYDRYTAQDQLVWKVLFDRQTALLHKRACTAFTRGLQRMGFHRNAIPSFEEVSERLGQSTGWTVVPVAGMVNDATFFALLAERKFPATVWLRSMQQFDFIDEPDLFHDVFGHVPLLTDAAYANFLQFLGHVARRHQHDAVALQRLRALYWFTVEFGLVLEDDQPRIYGAGLLSSAGEVHHCVHDETTRHSFDLATVLHQEFTELRFQEQYFVLPSWDQLTESIAELSALLAADWQLKPVE is encoded by the coding sequence ATGGTACAGCAACACTACGACCGGTACACGGCCCAGGACCAGCTGGTCTGGAAAGTATTGTTTGACCGCCAAACGGCCCTGCTGCATAAGCGCGCCTGCACGGCCTTCACGCGCGGCCTGCAGCGTATGGGCTTTCACCGCAATGCCATTCCCAGCTTTGAGGAGGTAAGTGAGCGGCTGGGCCAGAGCACGGGCTGGACGGTGGTTCCCGTGGCCGGCATGGTGAATGATGCAACGTTTTTTGCCCTGCTGGCCGAGCGGAAGTTTCCGGCTACCGTGTGGCTGCGCAGTATGCAGCAGTTCGACTTCATCGACGAGCCCGACCTGTTCCACGACGTGTTCGGGCACGTGCCCCTGCTCACCGATGCCGCCTACGCCAACTTCCTGCAGTTTTTGGGGCACGTGGCGCGCCGCCACCAGCACGATGCCGTGGCCTTGCAGCGCCTGCGGGCCCTGTACTGGTTTACGGTGGAGTTTGGACTGGTGCTCGAAGACGACCAGCCCCGCATCTACGGTGCCGGCCTGCTGTCGTCGGCGGGCGAGGTGCACCACTGCGTCCACGACGAAACCACCCGCCACTCGTTCGACCTGGCTACCGTGCTGCACCAGGAGTTTACGGAGCTGCGGTTTCAGGAGCAGTATTTCGTGCTGCCCTCCTGGGACCAGCTCACCGAGAGCATAGCCGAATTGTCGGCCCTGCTGGCTGCTGATTGGCAGCTGAAGCCAGTGGAGTAA
- the aroF gene encoding 3-deoxy-7-phosphoheptulonate synthase, whose product MIIHLDPGIQKNAKQDIEARIKALKYKTTEVKTQRAHYLVAIGKADVDLRTIGQLPGILDIHQVSDDYQLVSRKWRVRPTVLDLGDGVRIGEGSLTLAAGPCSIESEQQMESVMQHLLDNDVRIMRGGVFKPRSSPYSFRGLGMEGLKLFHQMARQRGIKIVTEVMQVSQVEEMHDYVDVFQVGARNTQNFNLLDALGGVDKPVLIKRGISGTIEELLSSAEYVFSGGNEKLILCERGIRTFETASRNTLDLNAVPILKEKTHLPVIVDPSHGIGIRDYVPSMALAAVVAGADGIIYEAHEKPEEAASDGQQTLNFQESARLIRNLRRVYELRQELEV is encoded by the coding sequence ATGATCATCCACCTCGACCCCGGCATTCAGAAAAACGCCAAGCAGGACATCGAAGCCCGCATTAAGGCCCTGAAATACAAGACCACCGAAGTTAAAACCCAGCGTGCCCACTACCTCGTGGCCATCGGCAAGGCCGACGTAGATTTGCGCACCATCGGCCAGCTGCCCGGCATTCTGGACATCCATCAGGTGTCGGACGACTACCAGCTCGTCAGCCGCAAGTGGCGGGTGCGGCCCACCGTGCTCGACCTCGGCGATGGGGTGCGCATCGGGGAAGGCTCACTCACGCTGGCCGCCGGCCCGTGCAGCATCGAGAGCGAGCAGCAGATGGAAAGCGTCATGCAGCACCTGCTGGACAACGACGTGCGCATCATGCGCGGGGGCGTGTTCAAGCCCCGGTCGTCGCCGTACTCGTTTCGGGGGCTGGGCATGGAGGGGCTGAAGCTGTTCCATCAGATGGCCCGGCAGCGCGGCATCAAAATCGTGACCGAGGTCATGCAGGTGTCGCAGGTAGAGGAGATGCACGACTACGTGGACGTGTTTCAGGTAGGCGCCCGCAACACCCAGAACTTCAACCTGCTCGATGCTCTGGGCGGCGTAGACAAGCCCGTGCTTATTAAGCGCGGCATCTCGGGCACGATTGAGGAGCTGCTGTCGTCGGCGGAGTACGTGTTTTCGGGTGGCAATGAGAAGCTGATTCTCTGCGAGCGGGGCATCCGCACGTTTGAAACCGCCTCGCGCAACACCCTGGACCTGAACGCCGTGCCCATCCTGAAGGAGAAAACCCACCTGCCCGTCATCGTGGACCCCTCGCACGGCATCGGCATCCGCGACTACGTGCCCAGCATGGCCCTGGCCGCCGTCGTGGCCGGGGCCGACGGCATCATCTACGAGGCCCACGAGAAGCCCGAAGAAGCCGCTTCCGACGGCCAGCAGACCCTGAACTTCCAGGAATCGGCGCGGCTGATTCGCAACCTGCGGCGGGTGTACGAGCTGCGGCAGGAACTGGAAGTGTAG
- the trpA gene encoding tryptophan synthase subunit alpha, translating to MNRIQEAFLRKPNGLLNIYFTAGYPRLHDTVPLIQALTQAGADLIEIGMPFSDPLADGPVIQQSSTAALRNGMNLRVLFGQLQDVRQLVPDTPILLMGYLNPVLQFGMENFCCQAAAAGVDGVILPDLPLDDYVAEYQEVFQRHGLKPVFLITPQTAPERIRRIDELTDSFLYLVSGPGTTGGANTQAEGVQEAYFQRIEAMNLRNPRLIGFGISDKASFQRACQHAEGAIIGSALIRALDGADDAPAAAARFVSSIVQ from the coding sequence ATGAACCGAATTCAAGAAGCCTTCCTGCGCAAGCCCAACGGTCTGCTCAACATCTACTTCACGGCCGGCTACCCGCGCCTGCACGACACGGTACCGCTCATCCAGGCCTTGACCCAAGCCGGCGCCGACCTCATCGAAATCGGAATGCCGTTTTCGGACCCGCTGGCCGACGGCCCCGTGATTCAGCAGAGCAGCACCGCGGCCCTGCGCAACGGCATGAACCTGCGGGTGCTGTTCGGGCAGCTCCAGGACGTGCGCCAGCTCGTGCCCGACACGCCCATCCTGCTCATGGGCTACCTCAACCCGGTGCTGCAGTTCGGCATGGAAAACTTCTGCTGCCAGGCTGCCGCCGCCGGTGTGGATGGCGTCATTCTGCCCGATTTGCCACTGGATGACTACGTGGCCGAGTACCAGGAGGTCTTTCAGCGCCACGGCTTGAAGCCGGTGTTTCTCATCACGCCCCAAACTGCCCCGGAGCGTATTCGCCGCATCGACGAGCTGACCGATTCGTTTCTCTATCTCGTGTCGGGACCCGGCACCACGGGCGGGGCTAATACCCAAGCCGAGGGCGTGCAAGAGGCCTACTTCCAGCGCATCGAGGCCATGAACCTGCGCAACCCCCGCCTCATCGGCTTCGGCATCTCCGACAAAGCCTCTTTCCAGCGGGCCTGCCAGCACGCCGAGGGCGCCATCATCGGCTCCGCCTTGATTCGGGCCTTGGATGGCGCCGATGACGCGCCGGCCGCCGCAGCGCGCTTTGTTTCTTCTATCGTTCAATAA
- the trpB gene encoding tryptophan synthase subunit beta, with amino-acid sequence MTYQQPTERGYYGPFGGAFIPEMLYPNVEELRQNYLTILHSPDFQQEYQQLLRDYVGRPTPLFEAKRLSEKYNTRIFLKREDLCHTGAHKVNNTVGQILLARRLGKTRIIAETGAGQHGVATATVCALMGMQCIVYMGEVDMDRQKPNVYRMRLLGAEVRAATSGSRTLKDATNEAIRDWISNPVDTHYIIGSVVGPHPYPDLVARLQAVISEEMRRQLLEKTGSELPQYVVACVGGGSNAAGAFYHFLEEPSVQLVAVEAAGHGVSSGHSAATSVLGKPGIIHGSRTLLMQDEDGQITEPYSISAGLDYPGIGPLHAFLADSGRARFISIEDEQALRAVAECSRLEGIIPALETAHALAALDQLGAGPDDVVVVNLSGRGDKDLETYLKYAEKLQ; translated from the coding sequence ATGACTTACCAACAACCCACGGAGCGCGGCTACTACGGCCCTTTCGGCGGCGCGTTCATCCCCGAAATGCTCTATCCCAACGTGGAGGAGCTGCGCCAAAACTACCTCACCATTCTGCATAGCCCCGACTTCCAGCAGGAATACCAGCAGCTCCTGCGCGACTACGTAGGGCGGCCCACGCCGCTATTCGAGGCTAAGCGCCTGTCGGAGAAGTACAACACCCGCATCTTCCTGAAGCGCGAGGACCTGTGCCACACCGGCGCCCACAAGGTCAACAACACGGTGGGGCAGATTCTACTGGCCCGCCGCCTGGGCAAGACGCGCATCATTGCTGAAACCGGCGCCGGACAGCACGGCGTAGCCACGGCCACCGTGTGCGCCCTCATGGGCATGCAGTGCATTGTGTACATGGGCGAGGTGGACATGGACCGCCAGAAGCCTAACGTGTACCGCATGCGCCTGCTCGGGGCCGAGGTGCGCGCCGCTACCAGCGGCAGCCGCACCCTCAAAGACGCCACCAACGAAGCCATCCGGGACTGGATCAGCAACCCCGTTGATACGCACTACATTATCGGCTCGGTGGTGGGCCCGCACCCGTACCCCGATCTGGTAGCCCGCCTGCAAGCCGTGATTAGCGAGGAAATGCGCCGGCAGCTGCTGGAGAAAACCGGCTCCGAGCTGCCGCAGTACGTGGTGGCCTGCGTGGGCGGGGGCTCCAACGCGGCCGGGGCCTTCTATCATTTCCTGGAAGAGCCCAGCGTGCAGCTGGTAGCTGTGGAGGCGGCCGGGCACGGCGTTTCGTCGGGGCACTCGGCGGCGACGTCGGTGCTGGGCAAGCCGGGCATCATCCACGGCTCCCGCACCTTGCTCATGCAGGACGAAGACGGGCAGATTACCGAGCCCTACTCCATTTCAGCCGGCCTCGACTACCCCGGCATCGGGCCCCTGCACGCGTTTTTGGCCGACTCCGGCCGGGCGCGGTTTATCAGCATTGAGGATGAACAGGCCCTGCGCGCCGTGGCCGAGTGCAGCCGGTTGGAGGGCATTATTCCGGCCCTGGAAACCGCCCACGCCCTGGCCGCCCTGGACCAGCTCGGCGCCGGCCCCGACGATGTAGTGGTGGTGAACCTCTCCGGCCGCGGAGACAAAGACCTGGAAACCTACCTCAAGTACGCCGAAAAGCTTCAGTAA